The following proteins are encoded in a genomic region of Phoenix dactylifera cultivar Barhee BC4 unplaced genomic scaffold, palm_55x_up_171113_PBpolish2nd_filt_p 000277F, whole genome shotgun sequence:
- the LOC103719116 gene encoding PHD finger-like domain-containing protein 5A, with the protein MAKHHPDLIMCRKQPGIAIGRLCEKCDGKCVICDSYVRPCTLVRVCDECNYGSFQGRCVICGGVGISDAYYCKECTQQEKDRDGCPKIVNLGSAKTDLFYERKKYGFKKR; encoded by the coding sequence ATGGCCAAGCACCACCCTGACCTCATCATGTGCCGGAAGCAACCGGGAATTGCCATTGGCCGCCTGTGTGAGAAGTGTGATGGCAAGTGCGTCATCTGTGACTCATACGTGCGTCCATGCACACTTGTGCGTGTTTGTGATGAGTGCAACTATGGCTCTTTCCAGGGCAGGTGTGTCATCTGCGGGGGTGTTGGCATTTCCGATGCATATTACTGCAAGGAGTGCACCCAGCAGGAGAAGGACCGAGATGGATGCCCCAAAATCGTCAATCTCGGGAGTGCCAAGACCGATCTCTTCTATGAGCGTAAAAAATACGGTTTCAAGAAAAGATGA